A section of the Mesorhizobium loti genome encodes:
- a CDS encoding acyl carrier protein — MADQLATEIIATIKNRVESESGEGKSVSIIGEITTATELTSLGVDSLGLADLLWDVEQAYGIKIDMNSADAWSNLKSVGDMVEAVRVLLAKEV; from the coding sequence ATGGCTGATCAACTCGCAACGGAAATCATTGCCACGATCAAGAACCGAGTCGAATCGGAGAGCGGCGAGGGAAAGAGTGTGTCCATCATCGGCGAAATAACGACTGCCACGGAACTGACCTCACTCGGAGTCGATTCGCTGGGTCTGGCGGATCTCCTCTGGGATGTGGAGCAAGCCTACGGCATCAAGATCGACATGAACTCGGCCGACGCCTGGTCGAATCTCAAGAGTGTCGGCGACATGGTGGAAGCCGTCCGCGTTTTGCTCGCGAAGGAGGTCTGA
- a CDS encoding calcium-binding protein: MENFNRGGPRDETLVGTDRDDNILGSDVNDWLDGRDGVDYILAGGGSDRVIGGQGSDRISGEDGPDSLSGDNGRYVPRVLGEDNDEVNGGRGNDVLYVGDGRDFLSGGADRDTFVFQFHDPIPGMHTPWEYPEEPGEPGEPGGESVFPMRDITTIEDFDPKEDTFAFDAVGLLNDGFGANFINNASPESGRPVSSF; the protein is encoded by the coding sequence ATGGAAAACTTTAACCGGGGCGGTCCGAGGGATGAAACCCTCGTCGGCACCGATCGCGACGATAATATACTTGGTTCCGACGTCAATGACTGGCTCGACGGGCGTGACGGCGTTGACTATATCTTGGCCGGCGGCGGTAGTGACCGAGTCATTGGCGGTCAGGGCAGTGACCGAATCTCCGGCGAAGATGGCCCTGATAGTCTCTCCGGCGACAACGGCCGCTACGTACCGCGCGTCCTCGGTGAGGACAATGACGAGGTCAACGGCGGTCGCGGCAACGATGTCCTCTACGTGGGTGACGGCCGGGACTTTTTGTCAGGCGGGGCCGATAGAGACACTTTCGTGTTCCAGTTCCACGATCCAATTCCTGGGATGCATACGCCTTGGGAGTATCCTGAGGAGCCTGGGGAGCCTGGGGAGCCTGGGGGAGAATCGGTGTTCCCGATGCGCGACATCACTACTATCGAAGATTTCGATCCGAAGGAGGACACCTTCGCCTTCGACGCCGTAGGCCTCCTCAACGATGGTTTTGGCGCAAACTTCATCAATAACGCCAGCCCAGAGTCTGGCCGCCCGGTGAGCAGCTTCTAG
- a CDS encoding calcium-binding protein, giving the protein MILDNQNRNDLHSPGDGQRGRPGDEEIVCGDDADYVNGGPGDDSIWGGGGDDFLCGNEGYDFLHGERGNDSLFGGAGKDYVYGEEGDDHQFGGGRRSSVRRRGP; this is encoded by the coding sequence TTGATCCTCGACAACCAGAACAGGAACGATTTGCACAGCCCGGGCGACGGGCAGCGGGGGCGCCCCGGGGACGAGGAGATCGTTTGTGGCGACGACGCCGATTATGTGAACGGCGGTCCAGGCGACGATTCGATATGGGGCGGTGGCGGCGACGATTTTTTGTGCGGCAATGAGGGCTATGACTTCCTACATGGTGAGAGGGGCAACGATTCTCTGTTCGGCGGTGCGGGCAAGGATTATGTGTACGGCGAAGAGGGCGACGATCATCAGTTCGGCGGAGGGCGACGATCATCTGTACGGCGGAGAGGGCCGTGA
- a CDS encoding M10 family metallopeptidase C-terminal domain-containing protein, whose amino-acid sequence MIYGGKGDDRLFGGKGSDEFVFEAQTGNDKVMDFEAGQDTLSISGVMINGTEATVEVLAGRAYQSGKDTVVDLEPGNSITLAKVSFDDFHTHPEHYFSV is encoded by the coding sequence ATGATCTACGGTGGCAAAGGCGACGATCGTCTGTTCGGCGGTAAGGGCTCCGACGAGTTCGTCTTCGAAGCCCAGACCGGCAACGATAAAGTGATGGACTTCGAGGCGGGGCAGGACACCCTGTCGATCAGCGGGGTAATGATCAATGGCACTGAAGCTACGGTTGAAGTACTTGCCGGTCGCGCCTATCAGTCTGGCAAAGACACGGTCGTTGACCTCGAACCGGGTAATTCGATCACGCTCGCCAAAGTGAGTTTTGACGACTTTCACACGCACCCGGAACATTATTTTTCAGTCTAG
- a CDS encoding transposase, which translates to MRRQTRPFTVEVKQKRNYQKRGRSIWSDVDLSVAIADTTRELKEMDLNGRLIDSNVIALDAEHGLKPRAENLMANPPDAESVETATEPAPRGTETKKKSSPSREAKAAPGRKNGANTASPAKEATATAAAVRSPRKVYSGKERAQKLAQIETSISGSATLKSAVKQAGISEQTYYHWKKAAAPTSDGDDLKDLLALEQENKRLKSLLAERLRRENAELKTKLGLQ; encoded by the coding sequence ATGAGGCGGCAGACCCGACCGTTCACTGTGGAGGTCAAACAAAAGCGCAATTATCAAAAACGGGGCCGTTCCATCTGGAGCGATGTCGATCTCTCCGTAGCCATAGCCGACACAACAAGGGAGCTCAAAGAAATGGATCTAAATGGTCGGCTGATTGACTCTAATGTCATAGCCCTTGATGCTGAACACGGTCTCAAACCGCGAGCGGAGAATCTCATGGCAAATCCCCCAGACGCTGAATCAGTAGAAACTGCAACCGAACCTGCTCCCAGGGGAACTGAAACGAAGAAGAAATCCTCACCGTCGCGGGAGGCGAAGGCTGCGCCTGGTCGCAAGAATGGCGCCAATACGGCGTCCCCGGCGAAGGAAGCAACAGCAACAGCAGCGGCCGTGCGGAGCCCCCGGAAGGTCTACTCCGGAAAAGAGCGCGCCCAGAAGCTCGCTCAGATCGAGACGTCGATCAGCGGCAGCGCCACTCTCAAGAGCGCCGTAAAGCAGGCCGGTATATCGGAACAGACCTATTATCACTGGAAGAAGGCCGCGGCGCCTACATCCGATGGCGACGATCTGAAGGATCTGCTCGCCCTCGAGCAAGAAAACAAGCGATTGAAGAGCCTGCTCGCGGAACGCCTGCGCAGAGAGAACGCCGAACTGAAGACGAAGCTGGGGTTGCAATAA
- a CDS encoding cytochrome-c peroxidase, with protein MASVQNAGRSRVKILFTTVAVALPAIAFAAQTIPVYLSETARATFKALPSITPTVANNPITPEKIALGKAMFFDPRLSASGVLSCNSCHNLATGGDDNHESSIGHGWQKGPRNAPTVLNAVFNIAQFWDGRAEDLKVQAKAPIQAAVEMANTPGQLIATLKSMPQYVEWFNSAFSGEADRVTFENVAKAIEAFEATLVTPAPFDAFLNGDDAAMTSEQKQGLTLFMDKGCSSCHGGINVGGEGYAPFGLVEKPNTDVLPENDKGRFAVTREADDSYVFRVAPLRNVALTAPYFHSGKVWDLKQAVAIMGTTQLGQELTEKEVDLLVAFLNSLTGKVPEVAYPVLPAETPTTPRPVLHILPQ; from the coding sequence ATGGCTTCCGTGCAAAACGCAGGGAGATCACGCGTGAAAATCCTATTCACTACGGTGGCTGTCGCGTTGCCGGCCATCGCTTTTGCTGCACAAACGATCCCCGTATACCTCAGCGAAACAGCACGGGCCACCTTCAAGGCTCTACCATCCATCACGCCGACAGTCGCCAACAACCCGATCACACCGGAGAAGATAGCCCTGGGCAAGGCAATGTTCTTCGATCCACGCCTCTCGGCGTCAGGCGTCTTGTCGTGCAATTCGTGCCACAACTTGGCCACCGGGGGCGACGACAATCATGAAAGCTCGATCGGCCATGGTTGGCAGAAGGGACCGCGGAACGCGCCGACGGTACTGAACGCTGTCTTCAACATAGCGCAGTTCTGGGATGGTCGTGCTGAAGACCTGAAGGTTCAGGCCAAGGCACCGATCCAAGCCGCTGTCGAAATGGCCAACACACCAGGTCAACTCATCGCCACGCTCAAGTCGATGCCGCAATATGTCGAGTGGTTCAATTCAGCTTTCTCGGGCGAAGCCGATCGCGTCACCTTCGAAAACGTCGCCAAGGCAATCGAAGCATTTGAGGCGACACTGGTCACACCGGCGCCCTTCGATGCCTTCCTCAACGGCGATGACGCCGCTATGACTTCCGAACAGAAACAGGGCCTGACGCTTTTCATGGACAAAGGCTGCTCGTCCTGCCACGGCGGTATCAACGTGGGTGGGGAGGGCTATGCCCCATTCGGCCTCGTTGAAAAGCCCAACACCGATGTCCTGCCGGAAAACGACAAAGGCCGATTTGCCGTGACCCGTGAAGCCGACGATTCCTATGTTTTCCGCGTGGCGCCGTTGCGCAACGTAGCACTCACCGCGCCATACTTTCATTCGGGCAAGGTTTGGGATCTGAAACAGGCCGTCGCCATTATGGGGACCACCCAGCTCGGCCAAGAATTGACGGAAAAAGAAGTCGACCTGCTCGTTGCCTTCCTTAATTCGCTGACCGGAAAAGTACCGGAGGTCGCCTATCCCGTCTTACCGGCCGAAACGCCGACAACGCCTCGACCTGTATTGCATATCCTCCCGCAATGA
- a CDS encoding mannose-1-phosphate guanylyltransferase/mannose-6-phosphate isomerase, with product MKVVPVIISGGAGSRLWPASRQSHPKPFLKVADGHSLIQHTVLRAASIPDVVELVTVTSTGHLFLTKDVFDELDSVVLPRTFLLEPEGRDTAAAIAAATVHTKATQGPDAVLCIFPADHMIGDLPAFQTAMSRAIEQAQQGRIATLGITPDRPDTAFGYIEAEGEKVVRFVEKPNAETAKSYVASKRFFWNAGIFCFKAQVMLDEMAAHCPEVINAVLDSYDNARVSHGEHVASVELASEHFAMAPRISLDRAVMEKTHNLSVVPCEMGWNDIGSWNAMAELVPADGSGNRIRGDVHVVDTVGSYISSDKRVIGTVGISDLVIVDSPDALLVASRDRVQDVKKLFEGLKAAGHEAHLLHSTVHRPWGTYTVLEESERFKIKRIEVKPGGRLSLQMHHHRSEHWVVVSGTAKIVNGDQELLLTTNQSTYIPCGHKHRLENPGNIGLVMIEVQSGEYLGEDDIVRLEDVYGRT from the coding sequence ATGAAAGTGGTTCCGGTCATCATCAGCGGTGGAGCTGGTTCGCGGCTCTGGCCGGCCTCAAGGCAATCGCACCCCAAACCTTTCCTGAAGGTGGCGGATGGACATTCGCTCATCCAGCACACCGTGTTACGCGCCGCTTCGATACCGGACGTCGTAGAGCTTGTTACCGTGACGTCCACGGGGCACCTCTTCCTTACAAAAGACGTTTTCGACGAACTGGATTCCGTGGTTTTGCCACGCACCTTTCTGCTTGAGCCTGAGGGTCGGGATACCGCCGCCGCCATTGCTGCGGCAACCGTCCATACCAAGGCAACACAGGGTCCCGATGCTGTTCTGTGCATTTTTCCCGCCGACCACATGATTGGTGACCTGCCAGCATTTCAAACCGCCATGAGCCGGGCAATCGAACAGGCGCAGCAGGGGCGTATCGCAACCTTGGGCATAACCCCGGATAGGCCAGACACCGCATTCGGCTACATCGAGGCCGAGGGTGAGAAAGTTGTCCGGTTCGTCGAGAAACCGAACGCCGAGACTGCCAAATCTTATGTCGCGTCCAAACGTTTCTTCTGGAACGCTGGCATCTTCTGCTTCAAGGCGCAGGTCATGCTCGACGAAATGGCTGCGCATTGCCCGGAGGTGATCAATGCCGTTCTCGACAGCTATGATAACGCTCGCGTCAGCCACGGCGAACATGTTGCCAGCGTCGAACTCGCATCTGAGCACTTCGCCATGGCGCCGCGTATTTCACTCGACCGAGCGGTGATGGAAAAAACACACAATCTCTCCGTCGTTCCCTGCGAAATGGGGTGGAACGACATTGGATCTTGGAACGCAATGGCCGAACTGGTCCCCGCTGACGGGAGCGGCAACAGGATTCGCGGCGATGTCCACGTGGTCGACACCGTGGGCAGTTACATAAGCTCGGACAAACGCGTCATCGGCACCGTCGGCATCAGCGACCTGGTGATCGTGGATTCCCCAGATGCATTGCTTGTTGCGTCCCGCGATCGCGTCCAGGACGTCAAGAAACTCTTCGAGGGCCTCAAGGCTGCGGGACATGAAGCGCACTTGCTTCACAGTACCGTGCACCGGCCCTGGGGCACCTACACGGTTCTGGAGGAAAGCGAGCGCTTCAAGATCAAGCGCATCGAGGTGAAGCCGGGCGGACGCTTGAGCCTGCAGATGCACCATCACCGCTCCGAGCACTGGGTCGTGGTCAGCGGCACTGCGAAAATAGTCAACGGCGACCAGGAGCTACTCCTGACAACTAATCAATCTACCTATATCCCTTGCGGCCACAAACACCGGCTCGAAAACCCCGGCAATATTGGACTGGTGATGATCGAGGTCCAAAGCGGCGAGTATCTCGGCGAAGATGACATCGTGCGGCTTGAGGACGTATACGGTCGAACCTGA
- a CDS encoding phosphomannomutase, translating into MKFGSSGVRGLASELVGKASGLYAEAFAWRLISSRVQPSSSVFVGRDLRDSSQAIANNCMAALAANGFQPIDCGTIPTPALALYACKHGAAALMVTGSHIPADRNGIKFYGPNGEISKADEAAITRFVAERSVAYCLPTACLGTTWPMHREEAIASYRERAHNMLEPGSLSGMRLGVYQHSSVAAELLVQVLRSLGASVVAVGKTGTFVPVDTEAVDAATIAKLKKWVREFGLDAIVSTDADADRPLIADENGDLLRGDLVGLATALFLKADTIVTPVTSNSGISKAFGFAVQRTKVGSPFVIEAMEALHGAGGVIVGFEANGGVLLGSDCVVNGKTLTALPTRDSFLPILAVLSTVASTKKKLSRLRGLWNLPVCASDRLQNFPSESSRRLMDHLASWNALQHFLASFGTVAEVDETDGLRARMHTGEIIHLRPSGNAPELRCYSEASTESRAIAIVASTLQRAQAFALTDEIEDL; encoded by the coding sequence ATGAAATTCGGGTCAAGCGGCGTTCGAGGTTTGGCTTCGGAATTGGTCGGCAAGGCCAGCGGACTTTATGCCGAAGCTTTCGCTTGGCGTTTGATTTCCAGCCGGGTTCAGCCGAGTAGTTCGGTCTTCGTAGGCCGCGACCTACGTGACAGCAGTCAGGCGATAGCCAACAATTGCATGGCGGCGTTGGCCGCAAATGGTTTCCAGCCGATCGATTGCGGCACCATACCTACGCCTGCGCTGGCACTATATGCATGCAAACACGGCGCGGCGGCTCTTATGGTAACCGGGTCGCACATTCCAGCCGATCGCAATGGCATCAAGTTCTATGGCCCGAATGGTGAAATCAGCAAGGCGGATGAGGCCGCGATTACGCGCTTTGTAGCCGAAAGATCAGTTGCGTATTGCTTACCAACGGCTTGTCTGGGAACGACGTGGCCTATGCACCGTGAAGAAGCAATCGCCTCTTATCGAGAGCGCGCCCATAATATGCTGGAGCCGGGCTCACTTTCCGGCATGAGACTTGGTGTCTATCAGCACAGTTCGGTCGCGGCGGAACTGTTGGTACAGGTTCTTCGATCGCTCGGTGCCAGCGTGGTCGCCGTCGGGAAAACCGGGACCTTCGTACCTGTCGATACCGAGGCCGTGGACGCAGCAACAATCGCGAAATTGAAGAAGTGGGTCCGCGAATTCGGTCTCGATGCCATCGTGTCGACCGATGCGGACGCTGATCGGCCACTCATCGCTGATGAAAATGGCGATCTTCTTCGCGGCGACCTGGTTGGGCTTGCAACGGCTCTTTTCCTGAAGGCAGACACGATCGTGACGCCAGTGACCTCCAATTCGGGAATTTCGAAGGCCTTTGGTTTCGCGGTCCAGAGGACGAAAGTCGGGTCTCCATTTGTCATTGAAGCAATGGAAGCATTACACGGCGCCGGCGGCGTCATCGTCGGCTTTGAGGCCAATGGTGGTGTTCTGCTGGGCTCGGATTGTGTGGTGAATGGGAAGACATTGACTGCACTGCCGACGCGGGACTCATTCCTCCCGATTTTGGCCGTCCTCAGTACGGTGGCATCGACAAAAAAGAAGCTGTCGCGACTGCGCGGGCTTTGGAATCTTCCTGTGTGCGCCAGTGACCGGCTTCAGAACTTCCCCTCGGAAAGTTCACGCAGATTGATGGATCATCTCGCAAGCTGGAACGCACTGCAGCACTTTCTTGCCTCGTTCGGGACCGTCGCCGAAGTTGACGAAACCGATGGCCTCAGGGCGCGGATGCATACGGGCGAGATCATACATCTGCGGCCTTCCGGCAATGCCCCGGAACTGCGCTGCTACTCGGAAGCTTCGACCGAGAGCAGGGCCATCGCAATCGTCGCCTCGACGCTGCAAAGGGCACAGGCATTCGCGCTTACAGACGAGATAGAGGACCTTTGA
- a CDS encoding Fic family protein, which translates to MLGSAGTTISADNVLPCDAFSPGSCYGSAFYQGPPQNLDAVVAAAIFAFGLVYIHQFEDGNGRIHRYLIHHVLAMHRFNRREWCSRIGRDPEGLRASLHRHQQ; encoded by the coding sequence ATGCTTGGATCAGCTGGGACGACGATCAGCGCCGACAATGTCTTGCCTTGCGACGCCTTCAGTCCAGGAAGTTGTTATGGAAGTGCGTTCTATCAAGGCCCACCGCAAAACCTTGATGCAGTCGTCGCCGCCGCAATCTTCGCCTTCGGCCTTGTCTACATCCATCAGTTCGAGGACGGAAACGGCCGCATTCACCGCTACCTGATCCACCACGTCCTTGCCATGCACCGCTTCAATCGCCGGGAGTGGTGTTCCCGTATTGGCCGCGATCCTGAAGGACTTCGCGCTTCTCTTCATCGACATCAGCAATGA